A single Buteo buteo chromosome 17, bButBut1.hap1.1, whole genome shotgun sequence DNA region contains:
- the GEN1 gene encoding flap endonuclease GEN homolog 1 translates to MGVTNLWQILEPVRQPVNLSSLKGKTLAVDLSLWVCEAQTVKKMVGVVTKPHLRNLFFRSSFLTSMGIKLVFVMEGEAPRLKADTMSKRNEMRYGPSKKVGAARTGRSLFKAILKECLELLECLGVPWVQAAGEAEAMCAYLNAKGHVDGCITNDGDVFLYGAQTVYRNFAMNAKDPHLDCYTMSSIKEKLGCDRESLIGLAVLLGCDYLPKGIPGVGKEQALKLIETLQGQNLLQRFEQWKEQFWYGNNPQLVVKRVIHCSECHHPGSYKEHEHSGCKFCESTRYCKPNDSEYRCPCEWHQLKQVKQASAVEDNIRKKANSCEGFPFSEVIQEFLVNKNKLINIKECQRPNLLSFQIFASEKMEWTKHYACKKLLALLTRYDMIQRKSGYVDSKQLQAIRIVKTRVKNGVPCFEIEWQKPEHYIDAEDEPVELFVVTVEEESLFQAAYPDVVALYQVEKSEVLKKKQKNRKDRPKEKELSNVYDEVSDLLSQMNLKSRCGILPVQDSTSDIKTPREDQIHQRSTESKDLVLASASCITTVQMPASAAALPLTTSYSLLQSMLADSSVSPAQFTKDSGISSSSSVTARLQLSSIDWEGTFFSASPALGGDTHDPAADLTTCIKHSHALGHETVIASSEYSDAMQSDQHHSDSADDSVSDDAMEQFQKWSLSERILKKTSVPSKPLLSEDVMQLESLKCFKQTQEMLNPDKDYVSSSCQLNKLVQENKNVLSESYARESSIHIYQDQYKKADSLAEMMQKDHNISSSTSLTLSGQTTETQHPGCEMLPASQKPSDVTGCHIKKACIQTTWKTSFKRSVCHNRCSSSEDSDDGNMNKNLIYEQQQRQLNPDQFKKCFSKESSNIVTSKRTNSDSALIIKGKKKMTNFKKAGNSFSLQVSPKPSSAGEVNCPQSPEQPFEGLGCGPMQQAKSAVPTYAWADSPLPLSERLKGRIKIN, encoded by the exons ATGGGAGTGACTAATCTGTGGCAAATCCTTGAGCCTGTGAGACAACCTGTCAACTTGAGCAGtctcaaaggaaaaacactTGCTGTTGATTTAAGTCTGTGGGTTTGTGAAGCACAGACCGTTAAAAAGATGGTTGGAGTAGTTACCAAGCCACATCTGAG AAACCTATTTTTTCGGTCCTCTTTCTTAACATCAATGGGAATTAAACTAGTGTTTGTCATGGAAGGAGAGGCCCCCAGGTTGAAAGCAGATACCATGAGTAAGAGAAATGAGATGCGCTATGGACCTTCAAAGAAAGTTGGAGCTGCAAGAACAGGGAGATCTTTatttaaagccattttaaaagag TGTCTCGAACTGCTGGAGTGTTTAGGTGTCCCTTGGGTTCAAGCAGCCGGGGAAGCAGAGGCAATGTGTGCCTACCTAAATGCAAAAGGACATGTTGATGGCTGCATTACCAATGATGGAGATGTCTTTTTATATGGAGCTCAGACAGTTTATAGGAACTTTGCCATGAATGCTAAG GATCCACATCTTGACTGTTACACAATGTCCTCTATTAAGGAGAAGCTTGGATGTGACAGAGAGTCTTTGATTGGGCTAGCTGTTCTTCTGGGTTGTGATTATCTTCCAAAG GGCATTCCAGGAGTTGGGAAGGAACAAGCTTTAAAGTTAATTGAAACTTTACAAGGTCAAAACTTACTGCAaag GTTTGAGCAATGGAAAGAACAATTTTGGTATGGTAATAATCCACAGTTGGTTGTTAAAAGGGTAATTCACTGTTCTGAGTGCCATCATCCAG GATCTTACAAGGAACATGAGCACAGTGGATGTAAATTCTGTGAAAGCACTAGATACTGCAAACCCAATGACTCCGAATACCGCTGCCCTTGTGAATGGCATCAGTTGAAGCAAGTGAAACAAGCAAGTGCAGTGGAGGACAATATCAGAAA AAAAGCTAACAGTTGTGAGGGCTTTCCATTCTCTGAG GTTATCCAAGAATTTCTTGTAAACAAGAATAAATTGATCAACATAAAGGAATGTCAAAGGCCAAATTTATTGTCCTTTCAG ATATTTGCTTCTGAGAAGATGGAATGGACTAAACATTACGCTTGTAAGAAACTGTTAGCACTGTTGACACGTTATGATATGATCCAGAGAAAATCTGGATATGTTGATTCAAAACAACTGCAGGCAATACG GATAGTCAAGACACGTGTTAAAAATGGAGTTCCTTGTTTTGAAATTGAGTGGCAAAAACCAG AACATTATATTGATGCAGAAGATGAACCTGTGGAGTTGTTTGTAGTCACAGTTGAAGAGGAGTCTTTGTTTCAGGCTGCTTATCCGGACGTTGTTGCCCTTTATCAAGTGGAAAAGTCAGAAGttctgaagaagaaacagaaaa acaggaAAGACagaccaaaagaaaaggaattatcAAATGTTTATGATGAAGTTAGTGATCTTCTGTctcaaatgaatttaaaatctaGATGTGGAATTCTTCCCGTGCAAGACTCCACATCAGATATAAAAACTCCCCGAGAAGACCAGATACACCAGAGAAGTACTGAATCAAAAGATCTAGTGTTAGCTTCAGCTTCCTGCATAACAACTGTTCAAATGCCAGCATCAGCAGCTGCTCTTCCTCTGACGACATCTTACTCACTTTTACAGAGTATGTTGGCCGACTCATCTGTGTCGCCAGCACAATTTACTAAAGATTCTGGGATatcatcctcttcctctgtaACAGCTCGTCTACAACTGAGCAGTATTGACTGGGAAGGAACCTTCTTCAGCGCTTCACCAGCACTTGGGGGTGATACCCATGATCCAGCAGCTGACTTAACTACATGCATAAAACACTCGCATGCTCTAGGTCATGAAACAGTAATAGCTAGCTCAGAATATTCTGATGCTATGCAGTCTGATCAACATCATTCTGATAGTGCAGATGATTCGGTTTCAGATGATGCTATGGAACAATTTCAGAAGTGGTCTTTAAGTGAGCGAATACTCAAGAAGACTTCCGTTCCATCAAAGCCTTTGTTGTCTGAAGACGTAATGCAACTGGagtctttgaaatgttttaaacaaacacaagaaATGTTGAATCCTGATAAAGATTATGTCTCTTCCTCGTGTCAGTTAAACAAACTagtgcaggaaaataaaaatgtgctgtCAGAAAGCTATGCAAGGGAATCCAGCATACACATTTATCAAGATCAGTACAAAAAAGCTGACAGCCTGGCTGAAATGATGCAAAAGGACCATAATATAAGCAGTTCAACATCTCTAACCCTCAGTGGGCAAACAACAGAGACACAGCATCCTGGGTGTGAAATGCTTCCAGCATCTCAAAAGCCATCAGATGTAACTGGCTGTCACATTAAAAAAGCTTGTATTCAAACTACTTggaaaacttcttttaaaaggagtGTGTGTCACAACAGATGTTCTTCTAGCGAAGACAGTGATGATGGGAATATGAACAAAAATCTGATTtatgagcagcagcaaaggcaacTGAACCCCgatcagtttaaaaaatgtttttcaaaggaaagcagTAACATTGTTACTAGCAAAAGAACAAACAGTGACTCAGCCCTTATAattaaagggaagaagaaaatgaccaattttaaaaaagctggtAATAGTTTCTCATTGCAAGTATCTCCAAAACCGTCTTCTGCAGGGGAAGTTAATTGTCCCCAAAGTCCAGAGCAACCCTTTGAGGGGTTGGGTTGTGGTCCCATGCAGCAAGCCAAAAGTGCTGTTCCGACTTATGCATGGGCAGACAGTCCACTTCCCCTGTCTGAAAGACTAAAAGGAAGAATCAAAATTAATTAG